From Agromyces sp. SYSU T00194, a single genomic window includes:
- the mgrA gene encoding L-glyceraldehyde 3-phosphate reductase has protein sequence MAAFPTPYVADEARYDGAPFRRTGRSGLMLPEISLGLWQNFGNTRPFELQRDIVRTAFDSGVTHFDLANNYGPPYGSAEENFGRILATDLRHYRDELVISSKAGYDMWPGPYGDHGSRKYLLASLDQSLARMGVDYVDIFYSHRADPDTPLEETMGALHTAVQSGRALYAGISSYSPERTREAARILGELGTPLLIHQPSYSMVNRWVEGGLLDTLDELGVGCIAFSPLAQGLLTERYLEGVPEGSRASAPGSMSSTPIDDATRARLRALRDIAADRGQSLAQLALSWVLRDRRVTSALIGASSVEQLRTNLAALEAPPLTESELAAIDEHAVDLGINLWAASSAIGA, from the coding sequence ATGGCCGCCTTCCCCACCCCCTACGTCGCCGACGAGGCCCGCTACGACGGCGCGCCCTTCCGCCGCACCGGACGCAGCGGCCTGATGCTGCCCGAGATCTCGCTCGGCCTGTGGCAGAACTTCGGCAACACGCGCCCGTTCGAGCTGCAGCGCGACATCGTGCGCACGGCGTTCGACAGCGGCGTCACGCACTTCGACCTCGCGAACAACTACGGCCCGCCGTACGGCTCCGCCGAGGAGAACTTCGGGCGCATCCTCGCCACCGACCTCCGCCACTACCGCGACGAGCTCGTCATCTCGTCGAAGGCGGGCTACGACATGTGGCCCGGCCCCTACGGCGACCACGGCTCGCGCAAGTACCTGCTCGCCTCGCTCGACCAGTCGCTGGCGCGCATGGGCGTCGACTACGTCGACATCTTCTACTCGCACCGCGCCGACCCCGACACGCCGCTCGAGGAGACGATGGGCGCCCTCCACACCGCGGTGCAGTCGGGCCGGGCCCTCTACGCGGGCATCTCGTCGTACTCCCCCGAGCGCACCCGCGAGGCCGCGCGCATCCTCGGCGAGCTCGGCACGCCGCTGCTCATCCACCAGCCGTCGTACTCGATGGTGAACCGCTGGGTCGAGGGCGGCCTGCTCGACACCCTCGACGAACTGGGCGTCGGATGCATCGCCTTCTCGCCGCTCGCCCAGGGCCTCCTCACCGAGCGCTACCTCGAGGGCGTGCCCGAGGGCTCGCGCGCGTCGGCGCCCGGCTCGATGTCGTCCACGCCGATCGACGACGCCACGCGCGCCCGCCTGCGCGCCCTGCGCGACATCGCCGCCGACCGCGGCCAGAGCCTCGCGCAGCTCGCGCTGAGCTGGGTGCTCCGCGACCGGCGGGTGACGTCGGCGCTGATCGGCGCATCGAGCGTCGAGCAGCTGCGCACCAACCTCGCCGCGCTCGAGGCGCCGCCCCTCACCGAGTCGGAGCTCGCCGCGATCGACGAGCACGCGGTCGACCTGGGCATCAACCTCTGGGCGGCCTCGAGCGCGATCGGCGCCTGA
- a CDS encoding dihydrofolate reductase family protein: protein MGIIAANVFLTLDGVYQGPGARDEDPSGGFAFGGWQAPFAEAESGAEILADIERLDALLLGRRTYDIFAAYWPAFGDANPIAAKFNQVPKFVASRTLTAPGWAGTEVLADAAEQAGALRERFDRTHVIGSGALVRALLAAGLVDELKLWVFPVVLGSGKRLFDDAVPTTYELVQPARTFASGAVSLVYAPAGDVVTGDMSAA, encoded by the coding sequence ATGGGCATCATCGCGGCGAACGTGTTCCTGACGCTCGACGGCGTCTACCAGGGGCCCGGGGCGAGGGACGAGGACCCGTCGGGCGGATTCGCGTTCGGCGGCTGGCAGGCGCCGTTCGCCGAGGCGGAGTCGGGCGCCGAGATCCTCGCCGACATCGAGCGCCTCGACGCGCTGCTGCTCGGGCGGCGCACCTACGACATCTTCGCCGCGTACTGGCCGGCGTTCGGCGACGCGAATCCCATCGCGGCGAAGTTCAACCAGGTGCCGAAGTTCGTCGCGTCACGCACGCTGACCGCGCCCGGCTGGGCCGGCACCGAGGTGCTGGCGGATGCCGCCGAGCAGGCCGGAGCCCTGCGCGAGCGCTTCGACCGCACCCACGTCATCGGCAGCGGCGCACTCGTGCGGGCGCTGCTCGCCGCGGGCCTGGTCGACGAGCTGAAGCTCTGGGTCTTCCCCGTCGTGCTCGGTTCGGGCAAGCGGCTGTTCGACGACGCCGTGCCGACGACCTACGAGCTCGTGCAGCCGGCGCGCACCTTCGCGAGCGGCGCGGTCTCGCTCGTCTACGCGCCCGCGGGCGACGTCGTCACCGGCGACATGAGCGCCGCGTAG
- a CDS encoding LLM class flavin-dependent oxidoreductase, which produces MRRIGAIFQPAFPPERMRSAVEAADRSGVHELWVFEDCFREAAFSQAAAALAWSERLRVGIGIAPMPLRNAALTAMEIATVERMFPGRLIPGLGHGVLSWMGQTGSRVASPLTLMREYVPAVRALLAGDELTTSGRYVSLDGVRLDWPPAAAPAVYAAGQGPKTLRLTGEVADGTVLTEGTTPTMLRDAISLVEAGREASGRSGRNDIVVYVLAAFGGDDARARMAGDAERWGFADDPAKFVAGDVDEVAAAAELLFEAGADSVVLEPTRDEPDLEAFMERAGRVAAALG; this is translated from the coding sequence ATGCGACGCATCGGAGCGATCTTCCAGCCCGCCTTCCCGCCCGAACGCATGCGGTCCGCCGTCGAGGCGGCCGACCGCAGCGGGGTGCACGAGCTCTGGGTGTTCGAGGACTGCTTCCGCGAGGCCGCGTTCTCGCAGGCAGCCGCGGCGCTCGCGTGGAGCGAGCGCCTCCGCGTGGGCATCGGTATTGCGCCGATGCCGCTGCGGAACGCGGCGTTGACCGCGATGGAGATCGCGACGGTGGAGCGGATGTTCCCGGGTCGCCTGATCCCCGGGCTCGGGCACGGCGTGCTGTCGTGGATGGGCCAGACGGGCAGCCGCGTCGCCTCGCCGCTCACGCTCATGCGCGAGTACGTGCCGGCCGTGCGGGCCCTGCTCGCCGGCGACGAGCTCACGACGAGCGGGCGCTACGTGTCGCTCGACGGCGTGCGGCTCGACTGGCCGCCCGCCGCCGCGCCCGCCGTGTACGCGGCCGGCCAGGGCCCGAAGACGCTGCGGCTGACGGGCGAGGTCGCCGACGGCACCGTGCTCACCGAGGGGACGACCCCCACGATGCTGCGCGACGCGATCTCGCTGGTGGAGGCCGGCCGCGAGGCATCCGGTCGCAGTGGCCGCAACGACATCGTCGTCTACGTGCTCGCTGCGTTCGGCGGCGACGACGCCCGGGCGCGCATGGCGGGCGACGCCGAGCGCTGGGGGTTCGCCGACGACCCGGCGAAGTTCGTGGCCGGCGACGTCGACGAGGTCGCCGCGGCCGCCGAGTTGCTCTTCGAGGCGGGCGCCGACAGCGTCGTGCTCGAGCCGACGCGCGACGAACCCGACCTCGAGGCGTTCATGGAGCGTGCCGGCCGTGTGGCGGCCGCGCTCGGCTGA
- a CDS encoding type II toxin-antitoxin system VapC family toxin yields the protein MIVVDASVVVEALVGAARADATRARLAADELWAPDLLDVEVASALRGLRLAGRISDARLDRAVDDLARLRVERHPSAPLVRAALGHRDNLTTYDAMYVALAEVLGCALFTGDRRLAAASGIDCEVELLA from the coding sequence ATGATCGTGGTCGACGCATCGGTCGTCGTCGAGGCGCTCGTCGGTGCTGCGCGAGCGGATGCCACGCGTGCGCGCCTCGCCGCCGACGAACTCTGGGCGCCCGACCTCCTCGACGTGGAGGTCGCGTCCGCCCTGCGCGGGCTCCGGCTCGCGGGCCGGATCAGCGACGCCCGGCTGGACCGTGCGGTCGATGACCTGGCGCGGCTGCGAGTGGAGCGGCATCCGTCGGCCCCACTCGTCCGCGCGGCCCTCGGGCATCGGGACAACCTCACGACGTACGACGCGATGTACGTCGCCCTCGCCGAGGTGCTCGGGTGCGCGCTCTTCACGGGGGACCGGCGCCTTGCCGCCGCATCCGGCATCGACTGCGAGGTCGAACTGCTCGCCTGA
- a CDS encoding FAD-dependent oxidoreductase: MTKRYIIIGGVAGGMSAATRLRRLDEHAEITVLERGGHVSFANCGLPYYLGGVIEERGDLLLQTPDSLRHRFDLDVRVRTEAVSIDREAKTVRVRDLASGTEHDEPYNALVLSPGATPVRPPMPGGERMLTLRDIDDVDAAMAELAVAPRTALVIGAGFIGLEMVENLLHRGLEVTLVELADQVLPPLDREMAGPVAERLVEAGVDVRLGTQVTELGPDTATLSDGTTVPADFVLGSIGVRPDTSLAAAAGLEIGERGGIRVDELLRTSDPSIWAIGDAVEKTDAISGDQRLIALAGLANRHGRLAADAIAGRDVRVRDALGTAVVGVMGLTIAATGWNEKLLQRVGRDIRVIHTHPASHTGYYPGAEAMALKLIVDATTDEILGAQAVGGDGVDKRIDVIATAMAGNLTAADLADLELAYAPQYSSAKDPVNMLGYVDRNSLEGLTPSVQWHELEAELDAGATLIDVRSRGEHAAGAIPGALLFPIDEIRARRDQLPEGRLIVHCKVGQRGHTAVRLLAQLGREAVNLDGGYLTWRAGTTEIVRERELVA; this comes from the coding sequence ATGACCAAGCGCTACATCATCATCGGCGGTGTCGCCGGCGGCATGTCCGCCGCCACTCGCCTGCGCCGGCTCGACGAGCACGCCGAGATCACGGTGCTCGAACGCGGCGGCCACGTGTCGTTCGCCAACTGCGGCCTCCCCTACTACCTGGGCGGCGTCATCGAGGAGCGCGGCGACCTGCTGCTGCAGACCCCCGACTCGCTCCGCCACCGCTTCGACCTCGACGTGCGCGTGCGCACCGAGGCCGTCTCGATCGACCGCGAGGCGAAGACGGTGCGCGTGCGCGACCTCGCCTCGGGCACCGAGCACGACGAGCCGTACAACGCGCTCGTCCTCTCCCCCGGCGCGACGCCGGTGCGCCCGCCGATGCCGGGCGGCGAGCGCATGCTCACGCTCCGCGACATCGACGACGTCGACGCGGCGATGGCCGAGCTGGCCGTCGCGCCTCGCACCGCGCTCGTCATCGGCGCCGGCTTCATCGGCCTCGAGATGGTCGAGAACCTCCTGCACCGCGGCCTCGAGGTGACCCTCGTCGAGCTCGCCGACCAGGTGCTGCCGCCGCTCGACCGCGAGATGGCCGGCCCCGTCGCCGAGCGCCTCGTCGAGGCGGGCGTCGACGTGCGCCTCGGCACGCAGGTGACCGAACTCGGTCCCGACACGGCCACGCTCTCCGACGGCACCACGGTGCCCGCCGACTTCGTGCTCGGCTCGATCGGGGTGCGCCCCGACACGTCGCTCGCCGCCGCGGCGGGCCTCGAGATCGGCGAGCGGGGAGGCATCCGCGTCGACGAGCTGCTGCGCACCAGCGACCCGTCGATCTGGGCGATCGGCGACGCCGTGGAGAAGACCGATGCGATCTCGGGCGACCAGCGACTCATCGCCCTCGCGGGCCTCGCGAACCGCCACGGCCGCCTCGCCGCCGACGCGATCGCGGGCCGCGACGTGCGCGTGCGCGACGCGCTCGGCACCGCCGTCGTCGGCGTGATGGGCCTCACCATCGCCGCGACCGGCTGGAACGAGAAGCTGCTGCAGCGCGTCGGCCGCGACATCCGCGTGATCCACACCCACCCCGCCTCGCACACGGGCTACTACCCGGGCGCCGAGGCGATGGCCCTGAAGCTGATCGTGGATGCGACGACCGACGAGATCCTCGGCGCGCAGGCCGTGGGGGGCGACGGCGTCGACAAGCGCATCGACGTCATCGCGACCGCGATGGCCGGCAACCTCACCGCGGCCGACCTCGCCGACCTCGAGCTGGCGTACGCGCCGCAGTACTCGTCGGCGAAGGACCCGGTGAACATGCTCGGCTACGTCGACCGCAACTCGCTCGAGGGCCTGACCCCGTCGGTGCAGTGGCACGAGCTCGAGGCCGAGCTCGACGCCGGTGCGACCCTCATCGACGTGCGCAGCCGTGGCGAGCACGCCGCGGGCGCCATCCCCGGTGCGCTGCTGTTCCCCATCGACGAGATCCGCGCCCGCCGCGACCAGCTCCCCGAGGGCCGGCTCATCGTGCACTGCAAGGTCGGCCAGCGCGGCCACACCGCCGTGCGCCTGCTCGCCCAGCTCGGGCGCGAGGCCGTGAACCTCGACGGCGGCTACCTCACCTGGCGCGCCGGCACCACCGAGATCGTCCGCGAGCGCGAGCTCGTCGCCTGA
- a CDS encoding FitA-like ribbon-helix-helix domain-containing protein, with protein sequence MPNVLIRDLAPEVHAALVARAERRGQSLQQYLSSELAKLAARPTAAELFSEIEARGDGVDVGLDELVEAIRAGRERRA encoded by the coding sequence ATGCCGAACGTGCTGATCCGCGACCTCGCGCCCGAGGTGCACGCCGCGCTGGTGGCGCGGGCCGAACGCCGGGGGCAGTCGCTGCAGCAGTACCTGTCGTCCGAGCTGGCGAAGCTCGCCGCGCGCCCGACGGCAGCCGAGCTGTTCAGCGAGATCGAGGCTCGGGGCGACGGAGTCGACGTCGGTCTCGATGAGCTCGTCGAGGCGATCCGGGCCGGGCGCGAGCGGCGCGCATGA